One window of the Micropterus dolomieu isolate WLL.071019.BEF.003 ecotype Adirondacks linkage group LG08, ASM2129224v1, whole genome shotgun sequence genome contains the following:
- the sypb gene encoding synaptophysin b, producing MDVVNQLVAQGQFTVLKQPLGFIKILQWIFAIFAFSTCGSYSGMFKMSVECKNRTESDLGIEVEFEYPFRLHQVYFDAPTCKGGKPERLFLVGDYSSSAEFFVTIGVFSFLYSMAALSVYCFLLEKYRENCKGAQIDFVVSAVFAFMWLVSACAWAKGLSDVKTATDPERVITLISACDEQENRCREVHDPKVSGLNTSVAFGFINLILWIGNLWFVFKETGWMAAFSGTYVPSQEKQPAPDSFGQAGYGQQDPYAGSQGGYQPEYGQQGGYNEEGGYSQGYEQQPTSYSNQM from the exons ATGGATGTTGTAAACCAG TTGGTGGCCCAAGGGCAGTTCACGGTACTCAAACAACCTCTGGGATTTATAAAAATTCTACAGTGG ATCTTTGCAATCTTTGCCTTCTCGACATGTGGCAGTTACTCTGGCATGTTCAAGATGAGTGTGGAGTGTAAAAACCGGACAGAGAGTGACCTGGGTATAGAAGTAGAATTTGAATATCCGTTCAG GCTCCATCAGGTTTACTTTGATGCTCCCACCTGTAAGGGAGGGAAACCTGAAAGGCTATTCCTGGTCGGGGACTACTCCTCCTCAGCTGAGTTCTTTGTCACCATCGGTGTCTTTTCCTTCCTCTACTCAATGGCAGCCCTTTCTGTGTACTGTTTCTTGCTGGAGAAGTACCGCGAAAACTGCAAGGGGGCTCAGATC GACTTTGTTGTGTCGGCGGTATTTGCCTTTATGTGGCTGGTATCCGCATGTGCTTGGGCTAAAGGCCTGTCagatgtgaaaacagccactgATCCAGAGAGGGTCATCACTCTGATCTCAGCCTGCGACGAACAAGAGAATCGCTGCCGTGAGGTCCACGACCCGAAGGTCTCTGGCCTCAACACCTCTGTG GCTTTTGGCTTCATCAACCTGATCCTGTGGATAGGAAACCTCTGGTTTGTGTTCAAGGAGACAGGCTGGATGGCTGCCTTCTCTGGAACATACGTCCCATCACAGGAAAAGCAGCCCGCCCCCGATTCCTTTGGCCAGGCAGGCTATGGTCAGCAGGACCCCTACGCCGGCTCCCAGGGAGGATACCAGCCAGAGTACGGCCAGCAGGGAGGCTACAATGAGGAAGGAGGTTACAGCCAGGGCTATGAGCAGCAGCCCACCTCCTACTCTAATCAAATGTGA